Within the Flavobacterium sp. N502536 genome, the region TGATGATGATGTAATTGAATAGAAATCATGACTTGTTTTGTTTTTTAATTCTTTGATTCGGTTGCAAATATAATAGTTATTTTCATAAAAAAGCATTTTTTAATTTAACTTAACGATAGTTTATTGTTAAATAAATGTCCAAGCCTTGGTTTTATTGGATTTTTAGAATTTACGGCAGCGTATTTTTATTTTGATTGAAATACAAAATAACCGTTGTTCCCACCCCTATTTCGCTTTCAATTTTAAACTTAATATGAAGTAATTCTGTTATTCTTCGTACAATTGAAAGTCCTAATCCTGTTCCTTTGATTTCCGGATGTTCTGTAGAATTTGATCTGAAAAACGGACTAAAAATAGCATCTAAATCCTGTTTTGCTATGCCGATTCCATTATCCGAAATGGAGCAGACTACTTTTTCATTCTGTTCCGAAAGTAAAACGGTCACTTCGCCTCCGCTATGTGAATATTTGATTGCATTCGAGATAATGTTTCTAAGTATGGTAATCACTAAAAAATTATCCGATTCGATATAATAATCCTGTGAAACATCAAATTTGACTTTGATTTTTTGGCTGTTAATCTTCTCCGAATTTAATCTGAAAACATCTAAAATGACTGAATTTAGGTATACTGATTCTGTGTTGATGTTTTTTTTCTGGTTTTCAAAACGTGCCATTAACAAAAGCTGGTCGACAAGCATATTTAGATGGTCAACTTCTTTGATGCAATAGTTTATTTTATCTTCATATTCCTTGTTATCACGAGGTTTACGAATTAAAACTTCAAGTGTTCCTTTAATAACAGTAAGAGGTGTTCTGAGTTCATGAGAAGCATCAGAGGTAAACTCTTTCTCACGCTCAATTGCATCTTCAATTCGGTTTAAAAGGTTGTTTATCGTTTTTGAAAGCGTGTACAATTCGTCCTTTGTTTTGGGCAGCGCAATACGTGTTTTCAGATTGTCTTTGGTGATGACCTTTGAGGTATTAATTATGGCATTAATGGGTTTGATACTCCTTCCGGCAAAGAATCGGGCAATGAAAAACAGCAATATTAAAATCCCTAGAAAAGAAAGACACATGATGTCGAACAGGTTGTTGAGCACCATTTTGGAATCAGCCAATGACATGGCTACAATGACATATCCTATTTTCTTGCCTTTGAGGTGAAGGGGAACCTGAGTTTGTCTAATGGCATGGTCTCCCATTTTGGCGTCAAACAGTTCAAAATCTTCAACGGAATCATTAAACTTGAGCGTTTGCGTTTTTAGATTCGGTGCTTTTTCAATGATTTTTTTGTTCAGATCCAAAAACTCAACAAATACGGGGTTTACATCTACCGTATTATGCTCTCTTTCGTTCCATTCTTCTTCGTCTATTAGTATAACTTTGCCGTTGACCTCTTTGATTTCTTCGAGATGATTCTGAATTTCAACTTTAATTTTTTCATCAATATGGCTGTAAACGGTGTGTTTTACAATAGAATAGATAACAGAAAAAACGGCTACGATTAATAGACCGGTGGTAATAATATAGTTTAATGCAATTCTGTTTTTAAAAGAAAGCTGTGTCATTTATAGATCGTTAGCGATATAGCCGATACCGCGAATTGTTTTAATATAATCTTCTTCAATTTTTAAATTGAGTTTCTTTCTGATGGCGTTCATAAAAACATCAATTACGCCTGTGTCGTATTCGAAATTAATTTCCCAAACATCCTTTAGAATTTGATTTCGCGTGCAGACTTTTCCTTTGTTCTGAATTAAATATTTTAAGAGCTCAAATTCTCTTTGGGTCAATGCAATTTCTTCATTGTTTTTAAGGACAATATGTTTCAATAAATCGATTTTGATTGTTCCCAGCGCAAGGTTTTCCGGGCCTTTCTGATTTCTAAAGTGAACTTTAATGCGTTCTACCAGTTCTTCAAAGCTAAATGGTTTTTTGATGTAGTCATTGGCTCCGGCCTTTAAGCCTTCAATCGTTTCCTGAACGGTATCTTTCGCCGTTAGAAAAATGATTGGCGTTTTCTGATCCTTAACTCTAATGGCTTTACATAAATCCAATCCGTTAATTTTAGGCAGCATCCAATCTAATAAAATTAAATCAAACTGCTGGCTGTGTATCAACTCAAAGCCTTTAGAACCATCATTGGCGGTCGTAATTTGATATCCCTCTTCCTGTAGGCCCTGTTGCAAAAACTGAACAATACCTAACTCATCTTCAACTATTAGAATGTGCATTTTACTGATGAAATTTAGATTAAACGGTGATTTTCTAACCTCAAAGATAAAACTTTTGAAGTCAGAAAAGCTTTAAAACCATGAGAATAGGCGAAAAAAGTCACACTTAAGGAAACCTTAAGTTAACACTAAGCAAGGCAAAAGCATAACTTCATCCCGAATTAATTTAATGGAATTAATTTTGCCATAAAAGAAACAGTATTTTCATAATATGTGTTAAAACAGCTTAAATATTGCGTAAAGACAAGAAAAATTATACTATTTTCGCCAATTTTATAATCTTATTAAATGTTTTGGTATTTAAAATTTATAGTTATTTAAATTAAAAAAAGAATTAATGACCCTTTCAAAAAAGTTTTCCCCATTCTACAACCTTGGTCTGTTTTATTTTATTGTTAGCTTTCTGTTAAGAATTATCTTGTTTTTTCATCCCATAACACAAAGTTCATTTACCATTTTGCAGAGTTTAAAAATCTTCGTCTTAGGACTTGTATCTGATTTTTTTGTCTTTATTCCCGCCTGTATTTTTTTATGGCTGTATTTGATTTTTATATCCAATTCTAAATACAATAAACCTTCCGGTTATATCATTTTAGGCATTTTTGCTTTACTTTTTATTTATGTGGCTTCCGGAAAAAGTATTTTTGACGAATACGGTGGCGCATTGCCGCTAATTGCCCTGATTTTTATCGGAATCAAGATGGCCCTTTTTGCAGTTTTACTATTTCTTCCCAAACTAAGAGCTAAAATTAGATACTGGTTGTTTGCATTTGTGATTTTCTTATATGTTTTACTAATTCTGCAAAACGGATTAAGCGAGTATTTCTTTTGGAACGAGTTTGGTGTAAAGTACAATTTCATTGCGGTAAATTATTTAATTTATACCAATGAGGTTATAGGTAACATTATGGAGTCCTACCCTGTTATTCCGATATTTTCTGCATTGTTTTTGGTGACCGGAACCGTTACTTACTTTCTTCTGAAGAGATCCAGAAACTATATCGATGCTATTCCAACATTAAGTGAAAAAGTAAAAATTACGGCTATTTACCTTGGTTTATTGGCTGTTTCTTTAATTGCGATTCCAACGTTGGCAAAAACAGAAAATTCAAAGAACGTGTTTGTTAATGAATTGCAGGCAAACGGATTATATAAATTTTACCTCGCGTTTGAGAACAGCAAACTGGATTATTTTAAATTCTACAAAACACTTCCGAATGAAGAGGCTTTTGCACTTTTGAAACAACAGTTTCCAACTATTAAAGGGCAAACAACACAAAGAACTATAACCGGTGATTCCACAGAAATTCATAAGAATGTGGTACTGATTACCATTGAAAGTTATAGTGCTGATTTCATGAAGATGTATGGAAATGAGCAGAACATTACTCCTTTTCTGGACAGCTTGGCTCAAAAGAGTCTTCTTTTTACCAATTTGTACGCTACAGGAAACAGAACGGTTCGCGGATTGGAAGCCGTAACCCTGTGCTTGCCTCCTACTGCCGGGGAAAGTGTGGTCAAAAGAGAAGACAACAAAAATAAATTTTCGACCGGAGCTATTTTTAAGAAAAAGGGCTACAATGTGAAGTATTTGTATGGGGGAGATGCTTTCTTTGATAATATGCAGGATTTCTATTCCGGAAATGGTTATGAGATTGTAGACAAATCGAGTTTTTCTCCGGAAGAGATTGCCTTTTCAAACGTTTGGGGTGTTTGTGATGAAGACATGTACAACAAAGCCATAAAGGTGATGAATGCGGAAGAAAAGCAAAACAAACCATTCTTTAATCACATCATGACGGTAAGTAACCACAGGCCTTTTACGTATCCGAATAATAAAATTGATATTCCGGGTGATGCTAAATCCCGTGAGGGCGGTGTAAAATATACCGATTATGCCATGAAGAAGTTTTTTGAAATGGCCAGCAAACAATCCTGGTTTAAAAATACGATTTTTGTGATTGTTGCCGATCACTGCGCGTCAAGTGCCGGAAAAACACAGCTTCCGTTAGACAAGTACAGGATTCCGGGATTTATTTATGATCCGAGTGCAAAACCTCAAAAATACAATCAGTTGATGTCGCAGATCGATGTGATGCCTACTCTTTTTGGATTATTAAACTTTAGTTATGAAAGTAAGTTTTTTGGTCAGGATGTTTTAACACCGGATTACAAACCAAGAGCTTTTATAGCAACTTATCAGGATATGGGACTGATTAAAGACAATGTTTTAACGATACTGTCGCCTAAGCAACAAGTAAAACAATTTGATCTGCAAATCAATACAAAACCAGGCATTGCTCCGGAATTTCAGATTGATTACAATGAAATACCTATGAAAACAGAAAGAACTGACCTGGTAAAGGAGACTATTTCTTTTTATCAGACGGCTTCAGATATGTTGAAAAATAAGAAGTATCAGCGTTAGTCTTCAGTCTCGGTCTCAGTTTTCAGTTACAAAGTAAGACCTAAAAATAAAACTCTAAATAGGAAACTAAAAAAGCCTCAAATTCTATGGAATCTGAGGCTTTTTTAGTTTTGAAAAGGACTGAATTATTTAGTCATTTTGATTTTTCATTCCAAATAAGTCACCTTGTTGAAACAATTTTAAATCGTCTCTTAAAGGCTGGTAGTTTCTTTGTGTAACTGCCGGTGCATCTAACTCGCTTAAATCAGGTTTTCCTGCATTTACCCATGCCGTGTACCAAAAACTTGCTGTTGCTGTAATGGCTTTTCTCATTTGACTTTCAACCATTCCGTTTAACTCTTTGTGCAGTTTCTTAGCGTAATCATCAGAGAAAACAGAAGTGTTGTATTTGCTTTTTAGTACTTTTCCTTCTGCATCCATTTTAAATACCTGATTCTCCGGTGTTGCAGTTCTAAGTTTTTTATCTACATCCAATAACGGCTGAACTAAACTATGTGTATCGTTAATCATGTCCCAGGTTGCTTTATGAACATCTTCATAATATTGTGCCTGCGGAACATTTAACTTGTAGTTTTTAGCAAATAACTCCGGAAGTCTGCTTTCCCAAAGAGAGTGAATCCCTTTTTGATCCGTCAACTGTCCGTCATGATTGGAAGAGGTATGCAACGGCATGTGTGCGTCACCGATATAATGACCTAAATCAGCTGCAAGAAACAAGATTTCTGCTCTGTTTTTGTCTTTAAAAGCTTTGGTTAATTTTACCATCATATCTTCGATATACCAAGGCAAGATTCCGTTTTCGTTTAAAAATTTAGCATCGTATTTTTTCTTTGCTGCCTCTAAAGTTTGTGGAATGCTGTCTACTCTGCCAAAACTCTCCATGTCAAAATAATGTCTTGGATTTTCGTCTTTGTAATTCAGGGCATATTTTCGGATATCTGGTACAGAAGCTTCTTGAGTAATAAAATCAATGTGGTTGTAAAAGAAAATTAAAAGCGGCTGTGGCAAAGCCATAACTGCAGCTTTATTAATACGTTCGTGACCAACAATCCCCCAGGATAGTGTCAAAAAACCAATTGCTATTGCAAACAATGCAATTAGTCTTGGTTTCATTCTTAAGTTTTTCATTTTTATTTTTGTTAGAGGTGCAAATTTATTTTATTTATGTACATTTCAAAGGGAATAGCAGTAAAGATTATGAAATTAAGTTTGTTTTATTTTTTTGATGCTGAAATCATAGAAGTTACAATTAAAAGTTTCTTTGTAAATTCGTTCCGTTTTACCCTAATTTCTAAAATATGCGCCTGATCCGACTTAGCCTTCTTTTCTTTTTCTTTGTTTCCGTTTGTTCCGCTCAGGAAGATATAGTAGAATTAAAGAATGTTTCCGATACTATTCTTAACTCCAAAAGAACGTTGCAGGTATCTGATCCGTTGGAGGCCGTTAAAACCATGCAAAAGCTGTTTCCGGGAAAAGTATACAATCTTTCGGATCACAATACTTTTATAAGCTGGAAATGCAAAACCTGCAAACCAGCTCCCTACAATGATGTTAATGGTCTCGAAGGCGATCAATTGTTTCCCTACGAGGATGGTGTTGCGACACGTGTTCTGGGGAACCTTGATTATACCGATTCTAAAGGAAATCAGTTTAAATTATTGCTTTTCAATCACTCTTTTTATGACGCGGACGGATTGCAGACCGGAAGATTTTCGGGAGGACTCGCCGGAGTCGCCAAGTTTGCAAAAAATGGTACAGTCTGGCAAATGAGATCGTTTCAGCCTGCCATTGAAGCCTTTGGTTCTTTTGCTCAGGCGCCCTCGCCTAAATTAGTACAAATTGGAGAAGATCAGTATGCCTTTACCTTCACCCATGTCAATGGTGGTGCCGGAGGTCCGTTTGAAGGAATTCTTTATCTGGTTGCCGGATTTGATGGTAAATACCAGCCTATCCTGGAGGTTTACAACTACAAACTTACCAATGTTGCCAGTGTGGAATGGTCGGGTTCCTATGCGGTCGTAAACGATACAACGAAGAAACACTTTAGAGATATTATTGTCAAAACAACTGGTTCTTTTAATAAAGCTGAAAAAGCCAATGATGAATTTGAAGTGAATTTACCCGAAGAAATAGCGGCTATGGCCAAAACAAAAAAACAGTTTGATTTTGTAATTGAGAGACGTTTTTCATTTAAAGGCAACCGCTATAAGATGATTGATAAGCCAACTGTTAAATTTTCTAAGGTAAAATAGCCATTTTCTTTAACCTAAGTACAAAATTGAGGCAAGACCCAGGACAGCGATAAATATCCAAAGTAGAATTCCCTGTAACAGAGGCATCACTCCTACTGATTTTAAAGTGTTCACATTCAAAGTAGCACCGATCAGGAATAAAGTTATCGTTAAACCCACTTTAGCGATAGCCACAATATGTGGTGCAACGATAGCCGTTTGTGGCACATAGGTATTGAAAAGCATTGCCAGAATAAATAAACCGATAAAGTACGGAATCTTAATTTTAGAATTTTTGTTCTTGAAAAGCACCGCTGTTAAAAGTGATATTGGAATGATCCATAGTGCTCTGGCAAGTTTTACGGTAGTAGCAATCTGTAAAGCTTCAGCACCGTATTTATTGGCCGCTCCTACTACAGAACTAGTGTCGTGAATGGCAATAGCGCACCACAATCCAAAATCTTTTTGTGACAAATCAAGTTGGTGACCAATATAAGGGAACACAAACAAGGCTATCGAATTGAGTATAAAGATAACGCCCAAAGCAATTGAAGTCTGGTTTTCGTTTGATTTAATTACCGGTGAAATGGCTGCAATGGCACTTCCCCCGCAAATTGCAGTTCCACAAGAGATTAGGTGTGATGTTTTCTTTTCGGTTTTGAACCATTTCCCTAAAAAAGTCCCAAGAATTAAGGTGCTGAAAATAGAAAAGATAGTAAGTACAAAACCTTCTTTTCCGGCAGATAACGCTGCCGTGGCATTCATTCCAAAACCTAAACCTACAACCGAGAATTGAAGTAAAAAAGTTATGGCTAGAGCATTGAATTTTACAAAAGGATTTCCAAAAACATTAACAAGCACTACCCCCAGTAATAAAGCTATTGGAGGTGAAATGATCGATAATACACACAATACAATTATAAAAGCAAATAGTGCCTGTTGCAGGTGTTGATTGATTTCAAATAAATGAGCCGAGGTATGTTGTGTTGTTTTCAAAATAAGTAATTTGATATTTCTTGTACAAAGGTCAGTCGTTTATATCATAATTACCAATCGTAAAACACGATAGGCTATAACTCTAAGTTATAGTAAGAGGAGATGTTTTGAATAAAAAGCTCTGATAGTGCGTTTGGTTTTCCAAGTAAAGTAATGATGTAGAAGTAACGTTCTACTGTTAAACCAGCTACATCCAGAACCATTAATTCGTTATTTTTAAGCTCTTTATCTACGGCGTGTATGGACATAAAAGCCAGACAGTCTGAATTTAATAAGTAGGATTTAATGCTTTCGGTGCTACCCAATTGCATTTCGATTTGTAAATCACTTATTTTTACATCGAGCTGCTTTAAAGCATATTCTATAACTTCAAGTGTTCCTGATCCTCGTTCCCTGGTGATGAATTTCATCGATTTCAGATCTTCCAATGAAATTTCATTTTGTCTGATCAAAGGATTCTTGGTGTTGCACACTAAAACGAGTTCGTCTTTTAAAAACGGAGTATATTTAATAGACTGGTTTTTAGATTGTCCCTCAACAATTCCAATTTCTATTTCTTTATTGATCAGCGCATTCTCAATTTGCTCTGTATTTCCATTCAGCAAATTGACTTTGATGTCTTTCTGTTTTTGATGAAAACGCGCCAAAACAGGAGAAATAATGTACTGAGAAATCGTTGTACTCGCTCCTAGCCTCAGTAAACCCTGGCGCTCGCTGATAAAAGAGCTCATTTCAAAGTCTATTTCGCGATAGATTTCAAAAATGCTTTTGGTGTGTTTCAGCAGGATTTCGCCGGCCGGAGTTAAAGCAATTTTGGAGCCGTTACGTTCAAAAAGTTTGGTTTTATAGGTTTCTTCGAGTTCCTGAATGTGTTTGGAAACTGCTGGCTGGGAAATATACAATTCTGTTGCCGCTTTAGTAAAGTTAAGGCGGATCGCTACAGTGTAGAATACTTTTAGCCTGAAATCCATTGTATTAGTTAGTTTTGTTTCATGTTTAAAGTTTCAAGTTACGTAAAAAAAATGTTTTTTTCTGCGTTGCGAAACTTTTCGACTATTTAAAGTAATCCATTGTATTTACGGATGAACCATTCTGCGGTTAATACTAAAGCAATTAAAATCAATAGCCAAACCCAATCAATCAAAGGCGTTTTGGTGGAAACATTCTTTTCAATTGATTTGTATTCTTTATTCTCTAAAAGCTGTTGAATTAAGTCGTCTGCCTGGTTTTCAAAGAAGGCTTTTCCATTGGTTTGAAGTGCCAATTGTTTTAATTTCTGAACATCCGGATTTACAAATTGTTTTTCGATATCAAAATCTAAAATTTCAAAATGTCCTGAATAAGCCGTGTTTGTATTGAGTTCTTTTACGGTAAAGTTATACTTCCCAGTTGATAATCCGTCCAGATTGACCGAGAAGGAATTGTTTCCTTTTAGTAAATCATAGTTTTTTGCTTGTTTCGTTTCGGCATTTGTTACGGTAATCGTTAGTCTTGCCTTTTCGTCAAACTCATAGTTTTTATTAAAGTACTGAGCGTTGATGACAATGGCTTCGCCAGAATTGTAAAAGCTTTCGTGCGTAACAACCAACGATTTTTTGGTGGTTGTGGAAGCCAGGTACTGAATGATTTTATCGATAAAGACATCGTATTTTTCAAACGATTGGTTGTCGATATGGCTTTGTAATCGCCACTTCCAGCTGTTTTCTCCTAAAAGAAAAGCGGTTCTTTTTCCATGATCTTCAGTAAAAGCCAGTAAGGGGGCATTTGTAGAAACGTTTCTAATTTTTGAAGAAAGCAAAACAGATACATTTCCGCTGGTTGTAATTGTTCCGAATAAATTTTGCAGCGGTGGATAGTTTTCAAAACCAATATTGTCTACCGCAAATAGATTAAATTGTGATTGAAATTCGCAGAGATAATCTTCTCTTTGTCCGCTCATTTTAAACAGCAGATTTTTTTGCTGTTGGTTCAGATAGTTGAAATCGGTGTTGTTACCGGTTATGATAAAGGTATTTGTTGCTGCCAGTTTGTTGTTGTCGAATATTGCTTTAAAGGCAGTTGTCGGCTGGTACAAAACTAAAACAGATACTTCCTGTAACTGATTGACATCATTCGGTTTAACTAGAATCACTTTACGTTGTGCATTCACTTCAATAGCGCGTTTCAGAGCTGCAATATCAGGATGATTTATAGCCGAAACGATTGCAATGGTCGATTTTTGATCGATGATTTCAACGGCAAAATTTTTGATGTTATTGTAGCTGTTCTTCTCTTTGGTATTGGAAGTAACCGCTGCTTTAAAAACCTGAAGTCCTACTTTATCGGCCGGTAAAAGCAAGTTTAAGGTTGCTGTTTTCTTAGCAGGAGAGAAAGAAACTTTCTCTTTTGCAATAACTTTACCGCCCTGCGAAATGGTGAAATCGGCATTTGTGGTTTTATCCCCTGCGTACTGAAGAAATACTTCGACCGGGAATTTGTTTTTGTGAAATGCGTATTTGTTTACGTTGAGCTGATTGATTTTCAGGTCTAAAAAAGTAGTTGTATCTCCCACAACCAAAGGATAAACTTTATTGACAGGATCAAAACGATATACATAATCGTTTCCTGTAGTCTGATTTCCATCTGTAATAATTACGGTTGGAAAGATCAGGTTTTTGTTGATGCTTTTTAAATTTTTAGCAACTTCATCAAGATTGGTTTGTTTTCCTTTAAAGTCAAATTTCTCTGAAGGCTTAAAATCGGCATCAAACTGATAGGACTGAATTTCAAACTTTTCGCGTAACGCAGGATTTGAAATTAATTTCTGATGCAGTTCGACCGCTTTTTGATCTGATTTCAAAGCGGTAATTGAACTTGAATTGTCAACAGCAATTGCAAGCGGTGTTTTGGTAATCTCAAGCGAGTTTTTGGTCATGATTGGGTTTATCAATAAAACCAGCAGTCCAAAAATGGCTAAAAAACGTAAAAAAGCCAAAAACCAAATCACATTGGATTTGCTTTTGGCTTTAAAAAAATATTGAAAATACGACAAACCAACTGCGATTACTAAAGAAAGTAATATTAATAGAATCGTGCTTGTAGTCATATTTAGTTTGGTTTATGGTTTGTAGTTTTTTGTTTATAGTTTATGGCTGCAGAACAATAAACAACAAACCATCAACAATCAACTTATTAGGTAAGCATTCCTCCGCAAACATTAAGTACTTGTCCTGTAACGTAAGAACTTAGGTCTGAAGCTAAGAAAAGACAAGCATTAGCAACATCTTCTGCACTTCCACCTCTTTTTAATGGAATACCTTCTCTCCATCCTTTTACTACATCTTCATTTAATTTTGCAGTCATCTCCGTTTCAATAAAACCAGGAGCAATTGCATTACAACGAATATTACGTGATCCTAACTCTAATGCTACAGATTTAGTAAAACCAATTGCACCTGCTTTTGAAGCTGCATAATTCGTTTGTCCTGCATTTCCTGAAACTCCTACTACTGAACTAATATTGATAATAGAACCTGAACGTTGTTTCAAAAAGGTTTTTTGAATTGCTTTTGTCATATTAAATACAGATTTCAGGTTTACATCGATAACCTGATCAAAATCTGCTTCAGACATACGCATTAACAGGTTGTCTTTTGTAATTCCGGCATTGTTAATTAAGATATCTACTGTTCCGAAATCAGCCAAAACAGCATCCACAAAAGTTTGCGCTTCATTAAAATCGGCCGCATTAGACTGGTATCCTTTTGCTTTAATTCCTAAACCGTTCAATTCAGCCTCTAAAGCTTCTGCAGAAGCTACAGATGAACTGTATGTAAAAGCAACATTTGCGCCATGTTTAGCAAAAACTTCAGCAATTCCTCTTCCAATTCCACGACTAGCGCCCGTAATAATGGCAACTTTTCCTTCTAGTAATTTCATAATCAAAAATAATGTTAATATTTATTTGTAGCTAAGCTGTTCTTTAGGTCTCTTTTTTTGTGAAAAATGACGTAAAAAACAGGGCTATGAATGACTTGTCAAATATATGATAATTCCCTTTTTAAAAAAATTACTCTTGGTATAATTTATGATTTAAGCGGATTGTTTAGAAATAATCATAAAAAAACCGTTTCAAAATTATGAAACGGTTTTCCGTATTTATAGCTATTTAAAGTAAGATTTAAAGAGCATTACAACATCATTTTATTAAGAAATAGACCTACTCACAAACCACGCCGTCTATTGTTGCTCTGCAGATTGGTTCTACCGGTTGTTCAGGGGAAGCATGATACAAGGTCCGTTATAAGGAAAAGGTGTCCAGGGAATAGTACATCTCGTTCCACCGCTACCGTTTACTCCTTTTAGTTCTTCTTTACTTAGTACTTCCACTCTTGAGAAGTTTAAAATGGTTTTTAACATAATAAAATTGGTTATTTAATAGGTTTTGTTGTCTCAATCGTTTTTTGTCCGTTGAGTTTCAGACATAAAATCAGTATTAAATTACGTATATTTTTTTTGCTTAAAAAAGCAGCCCAAATTTGAGCTGCTTCCTTCAAAATAAAAAAAAACTAATAAAAAAACTTATATGGGCAACTTTGTTCACTTGCTCTAAATCGTAAACTCTTTTGTTGTAATTTATAGTCCCCAAAAGCTTTTTCTATTCAAAATAATATTATTAATGTTTACTGGAATGCCCAGGTTGTGAATCTAAATGGTCCTGATGCCGATGTAAACGTAAATACAGGATTTGTGGCTCCCACAGTAAAACTTTCTCTTTTAAAGTATAATCCTCCCGGGTTCATGATCTGATCGTCGAGATCCTTTAAATAAGCCGGTGCAGGAATATCAACTGCTGCTGCAAAAGTACTGCCTGAAGTCCACTTAGTTGTTGGCGTTAAGTATATAATTTTCTTTGTTTGATCTGCCGATAAGGTAAAGAAGTGATATACTCTTGTTATGACTCCTGTAGCGCTTGTAAATCGGTATTCCACATAACTTCCGTTAGGAGTGTTAAACCAAGGTTGTACTCTGCTTAATGTTGTACCGGCTGGTCTGGAAGCCTCAACAGCTCTGAATAATGCAAGAAATGAAGCTGAATTTGTGGATGCAAGCGTTAATATCGACCTGTCATGACCGTATACTAAATTTGAGTTTGCTGGTAGCAATATCTTGTAATCATCAGTCAATGCTAAAGGTTGGTTACCGTATTTAATGGTTGCAGTAACGCCACCAGTTCCGGTTGCGGTAAAACTGCCATCTGTATCATTATAAGTAAAGGCTGATAATTTCTGACCAGCTACGGTTACTGCAGGACTTACTACAATACCTGTAGGCGTATACCCTACTCCCATACTAATAACTGATTCAGAACCATCAACAGCTCTTGAAACTGCATATCGGGTAGCTGTTGTAAATGAAAAATCATATCTGGTAACTTTTGCACCATCATTAACCTCCAATGATCTGAATAATGGTCTGGTTGAAGCTCCTATAACATTTTTTTCTGTTGCAAGATTTTTAGGTAAGTCAGTCCAGTCCTGAGCAGTTGCTTTTACAAAACGTACTTCTCTTACCAATCTGTTGCTTCTAAAAACAAGATCTCCGTTTTCCTGCCCGTAATACAAAAACTGAAAATCTCCTAAATATCCTTTTCCTCTCAAAGCGGGAATTGGAAAGCTGTTTGAATCCGATAAAAGGTGAATTCTGTTGTACGTATTAAACAATAAACTCATGGTGCTCCCCAAAACAACAGAATATTCACTGGTATAAACTTTAGTATCGCTATTAAAATCGGATGCCATTTCTACTTTATTGTTTGGAAGAAACTTAATCAAATGGGTATATCCGCCCAATTGAGTATCGTCTGTAAAATACACTGCTTTCCATCCAAATTCTGACGAAAGTAATGCGGTGTTTAATTCACTTTTCTGCTCATTCAAACGTTCTGCCGGTGTTTTATCAAACTTTGGTTCCGC harbors:
- a CDS encoding sensor histidine kinase — encoded protein: MTQLSFKNRIALNYIITTGLLIVAVFSVIYSIVKHTVYSHIDEKIKVEIQNHLEEIKEVNGKVILIDEEEWNEREHNTVDVNPVFVEFLDLNKKIIEKAPNLKTQTLKFNDSVEDFELFDAKMGDHAIRQTQVPLHLKGKKIGYVIVAMSLADSKMVLNNLFDIMCLSFLGILILLFFIARFFAGRSIKPINAIINTSKVITKDNLKTRIALPKTKDELYTLSKTINNLLNRIEDAIEREKEFTSDASHELRTPLTVIKGTLEVLIRKPRDNKEYEDKINYCIKEVDHLNMLVDQLLLMARFENQKKNINTESVYLNSVILDVFRLNSEKINSQKIKVKFDVSQDYYIESDNFLVITILRNIISNAIKYSHSGGEVTVLLSEQNEKVVCSISDNGIGIAKQDLDAIFSPFFRSNSTEHPEIKGTGLGLSIVRRITELLHIKFKIESEIGVGTTVILYFNQNKNTLP
- a CDS encoding response regulator transcription factor, which codes for MHILIVEDELGIVQFLQQGLQEEGYQITTANDGSKGFELIHSQQFDLILLDWMLPKINGLDLCKAIRVKDQKTPIIFLTAKDTVQETIEGLKAGANDYIKKPFSFEELVERIKVHFRNQKGPENLALGTIKIDLLKHIVLKNNEEIALTQREFELLKYLIQNKGKVCTRNQILKDVWEINFEYDTGVIDVFMNAIRKKLNLKIEEDYIKTIRGIGYIANDL
- a CDS encoding LTA synthase family protein, producing the protein MTLSKKFSPFYNLGLFYFIVSFLLRIILFFHPITQSSFTILQSLKIFVLGLVSDFFVFIPACIFLWLYLIFISNSKYNKPSGYIILGIFALLFIYVASGKSIFDEYGGALPLIALIFIGIKMALFAVLLFLPKLRAKIRYWLFAFVIFLYVLLILQNGLSEYFFWNEFGVKYNFIAVNYLIYTNEVIGNIMESYPVIPIFSALFLVTGTVTYFLLKRSRNYIDAIPTLSEKVKITAIYLGLLAVSLIAIPTLAKTENSKNVFVNELQANGLYKFYLAFENSKLDYFKFYKTLPNEEAFALLKQQFPTIKGQTTQRTITGDSTEIHKNVVLITIESYSADFMKMYGNEQNITPFLDSLAQKSLLFTNLYATGNRTVRGLEAVTLCLPPTAGESVVKREDNKNKFSTGAIFKKKGYNVKYLYGGDAFFDNMQDFYSGNGYEIVDKSSFSPEEIAFSNVWGVCDEDMYNKAIKVMNAEEKQNKPFFNHIMTVSNHRPFTYPNNKIDIPGDAKSREGGVKYTDYAMKKFFEMASKQSWFKNTIFVIVADHCASSAGKTQLPLDKYRIPGFIYDPSAKPQKYNQLMSQIDVMPTLFGLLNFSYESKFFGQDVLTPDYKPRAFIATYQDMGLIKDNVLTILSPKQQVKQFDLQINTKPGIAPEFQIDYNEIPMKTERTDLVKETISFYQTASDMLKNKKYQR
- a CDS encoding zinc dependent phospholipase C family protein, which gives rise to MKNLRMKPRLIALFAIAIGFLTLSWGIVGHERINKAAVMALPQPLLIFFYNHIDFITQEASVPDIRKYALNYKDENPRHYFDMESFGRVDSIPQTLEAAKKKYDAKFLNENGILPWYIEDMMVKLTKAFKDKNRAEILFLAADLGHYIGDAHMPLHTSSNHDGQLTDQKGIHSLWESRLPELFAKNYKLNVPQAQYYEDVHKATWDMINDTHSLVQPLLDVDKKLRTATPENQVFKMDAEGKVLKSKYNTSVFSDDYAKKLHKELNGMVESQMRKAITATASFWYTAWVNAGKPDLSELDAPAVTQRNYQPLRDDLKLFQQGDLFGMKNQND
- a CDS encoding YeiH family protein: MKTTQHTSAHLFEINQHLQQALFAFIIVLCVLSIISPPIALLLGVVLVNVFGNPFVKFNALAITFLLQFSVVGLGFGMNATAALSAGKEGFVLTIFSIFSTLILGTFLGKWFKTEKKTSHLISCGTAICGGSAIAAISPVIKSNENQTSIALGVIFILNSIALFVFPYIGHQLDLSQKDFGLWCAIAIHDTSSVVGAANKYGAEALQIATTVKLARALWIIPISLLTAVLFKNKNSKIKIPYFIGLFILAMLFNTYVPQTAIVAPHIVAIAKVGLTITLFLIGATLNVNTLKSVGVMPLLQGILLWIFIAVLGLASILYLG